The proteins below are encoded in one region of Pseudonocardia sp. DSM 110487:
- a CDS encoding LuxR family transcriptional regulator, producing the protein MTDRWPVRPLVGRDEDLGELMTALESVRHGRMSTIFLSGDAGVGKTRLVQELVTRAEDTGATVLLGAATDIAESPPFWPVASALRALLRSPRGDQVRLLLAPWSDQLDELLALRSTVPAPLARVQTLELLHRVVLRLALESVLVLVVEDVQWADRSTLDLIAYLVANLADERVLLVGTHRTEPGASAQAGAARTVIRELARHRQVRTIEVPPLSRDAVAGLVAAVEPGRPDLVELVWMRSAGNAFIAEETLRAAVDGDPTGLPTTLRELVLSRVERLSASALRTVRAVALADGPLPHRLLEAVLDGGPWLLDALRESVDAGVVVVDAAADGYRLRHGLMTDVVVGELLPGERMDLHRRYATALEPRELPGGDARLAHHWYEAGDRDRAAAAAVTAAEAADRVRGYAEAHRHWLRAARLAGEVAAPPVPRAGCLERAAEAAHLAGDADQAVALLAERLDLLEPVHVGAPDVEAALLHARTGQYLVAAGRGAEAAEAFGRATAALPEEGAERERAEVLGGHASALWTAGDYTAAHETARRALALARRIGLTVQEARALATLGFGLAYLQDPVAGEAALRESIAVAERAGEPLEIARAHRSLAELLSGPLNELDRGIAIARAGADRAHELGLARSAGAGMLAVAANGLFRIGRWDEADDTIAEAWELAPAGAEALELRLARARLHTGRGRFGPAEDDLEAVAALSAATLGPRYRLPLLTLWAGLAMWRERPDFALDHVAAGLDVVERGSDDVWLVAPLVWHGARARAELTRLAMRRPDDGTDVRLRRHAAELARIAAASVPAVRDVVLAFVEMSAAEDGRAAGSSDPEAWERVAEIWRASRQPYPAAYAHLRRAEALLATRANSAVAAESLRHAAQIANRLGAAPLLVEIADLADRARVRIGEAEPAPEPAAPIATDDELAALTARELEVLTELAGGHTNREIAQRLFISEKTVGVHISRIYAKLHVHSRVQASAVLMRARPQLARRRGS; encoded by the coding sequence GTGACCGACCGATGGCCCGTGCGCCCCTTGGTCGGCCGGGACGAGGACCTCGGCGAGCTCATGACCGCGCTGGAATCGGTGCGGCACGGCCGGATGTCCACGATCTTCCTCAGCGGCGACGCCGGCGTCGGGAAGACGCGCCTCGTGCAGGAGCTCGTCACGAGGGCGGAGGACACCGGGGCCACCGTCCTGCTGGGCGCCGCCACCGACATCGCGGAGAGTCCGCCGTTCTGGCCGGTGGCCTCCGCACTGCGCGCGTTGTTGCGCTCGCCGCGCGGCGACCAGGTGCGGCTGCTGCTCGCGCCGTGGTCGGACCAGCTGGACGAGCTGCTCGCGCTGCGGTCGACGGTGCCCGCCCCGCTCGCCCGCGTGCAGACCCTCGAGCTCCTGCACCGCGTCGTGCTGAGGCTCGCGCTCGAATCGGTCCTCGTGCTCGTGGTCGAGGACGTGCAGTGGGCGGACCGCTCCACGCTCGACCTGATCGCCTACCTCGTCGCGAACCTCGCCGACGAGCGCGTGCTGCTCGTGGGCACGCACCGGACCGAGCCGGGCGCCTCGGCGCAGGCAGGCGCCGCCCGAACCGTGATCCGGGAGCTCGCACGGCACCGCCAGGTGCGGACGATCGAGGTGCCGCCGCTGAGCCGGGACGCGGTGGCCGGTCTGGTGGCGGCCGTGGAGCCGGGGCGTCCCGATCTCGTCGAGCTGGTGTGGATGCGGTCGGCGGGCAACGCGTTCATCGCCGAGGAGACGTTGCGCGCCGCGGTGGACGGCGACCCCACAGGCCTGCCCACCACGCTGCGCGAGCTCGTGCTCTCCCGCGTCGAGCGCCTGTCCGCGTCGGCGCTGCGGACGGTGCGGGCGGTGGCGCTCGCCGACGGGCCCCTGCCGCACCGCCTGCTGGAGGCCGTGCTGGACGGCGGGCCGTGGCTGCTCGACGCCCTCCGCGAGAGCGTGGACGCCGGTGTGGTCGTCGTGGATGCCGCGGCCGACGGCTACCGGCTGCGGCACGGGCTGATGACCGACGTGGTGGTGGGCGAGCTCCTGCCGGGGGAGCGGATGGACCTGCACCGCCGCTACGCCACCGCGCTGGAGCCCCGCGAGCTGCCGGGGGGCGACGCCCGGCTGGCCCACCACTGGTACGAGGCGGGCGACCGGGACCGCGCCGCCGCCGCCGCGGTGACGGCTGCCGAGGCGGCCGACCGGGTGCGCGGCTACGCGGAAGCACACCGGCACTGGCTGCGCGCCGCCCGGCTCGCGGGCGAGGTCGCCGCGCCGCCCGTCCCACGGGCCGGGTGCCTCGAGCGCGCGGCCGAGGCCGCCCACCTGGCCGGGGACGCCGACCAGGCAGTGGCCCTGCTGGCCGAGCGGCTCGACCTGCTCGAGCCGGTGCACGTCGGAGCGCCCGATGTCGAGGCAGCCCTGCTCCACGCCCGCACGGGCCAGTACCTGGTGGCGGCGGGACGCGGCGCCGAGGCCGCCGAGGCGTTCGGCCGTGCGACGGCGGCGCTCCCTGAGGAGGGGGCCGAGCGCGAGCGGGCCGAGGTGCTCGGCGGCCACGCGTCGGCGCTCTGGACGGCGGGCGACTACACCGCGGCCCACGAGACCGCCCGGCGCGCGCTGGCACTCGCCCGCCGGATCGGCCTCACGGTGCAGGAGGCACGGGCGCTCGCGACGCTCGGCTTCGGGCTCGCCTACCTGCAGGATCCGGTGGCGGGCGAGGCCGCGCTGCGGGAGTCGATCGCGGTGGCCGAGCGGGCGGGCGAGCCACTGGAGATCGCACGGGCCCACCGCAGCCTCGCCGAGCTGCTGTCCGGCCCGCTGAACGAGCTGGACCGGGGGATCGCGATCGCCCGCGCAGGCGCCGACCGTGCACACGAGCTGGGGCTCGCGCGCAGCGCCGGAGCGGGGATGCTCGCCGTGGCGGCCAACGGCCTGTTCCGCATCGGGCGCTGGGACGAGGCGGACGACACGATCGCCGAGGCGTGGGAGCTCGCCCCGGCCGGCGCGGAGGCGCTCGAACTGAGGCTGGCGCGGGCCCGCCTGCACACCGGGCGCGGCCGGTTCGGCCCCGCGGAGGACGACCTCGAGGCGGTGGCCGCGCTCTCGGCCGCCACGCTCGGCCCGCGCTACCGGCTCCCGCTGCTCACGCTGTGGGCGGGCCTCGCGATGTGGAGGGAACGTCCCGACTTCGCGCTCGACCACGTCGCGGCCGGGCTCGACGTCGTCGAGCGGGGTTCCGACGACGTCTGGCTCGTCGCCCCGCTGGTCTGGCACGGCGCGCGCGCCCGCGCCGAGCTCACCCGGCTCGCGATGCGCAGGCCCGACGACGGCACGGACGTCCGGCTGCGCCGGCACGCGGCCGAACTGGCCCGCATCGCCGCGGCGTCGGTGCCCGCCGTGCGCGACGTCGTGCTCGCGTTCGTGGAGATGTCCGCCGCCGAGGACGGGCGCGCGGCGGGGAGTTCCGATCCGGAGGCGTGGGAACGCGTCGCCGAGATCTGGCGGGCGAGCAGGCAGCCCTACCCGGCGGCGTACGCGCACCTGCGGAGGGCAGAGGCGCTCCTCGCGACGAGGGCGAACTCGGCCGTGGCGGCCGAGTCGCTGCGCCACGCCGCGCAGATCGCGAACCGGCTCGGGGCGGCCCCGCTCCTCGTCGAGATCGCCGACCTCGCGGACCGGGCGCGGGTGCGCATCGGCGAGGCGGAGCCCGCGCCAGAACCGGCCGCGCCGATCGCCACCGACGACGAGCTCGCCGCCCTCACCGCGCGCGAACTGGAGGTGCTGACCGAGCTGGCCGGGGGCCACACCAACCGGGAGATCGCCCAGCGGCTGTTCATCAGCGAGAAGACGGTCGGGGTCCACATCAGCCGCATCTACGCGAAGCTCCACGTGCACAGCCGCGTGCAGGCGAGCGCGGTGCTGATGCGCGCGAGGCCCCAGCTGGCGCGCCGGCGGGGCTCATAG
- a CDS encoding DUF5995 family protein gives MGEITYESVPKGSTQRLAELAGDSPPTTIPEVIRRLTEIRDYAASTSLLGENDGIAAFSKLYHIITRRVGEMVESGEFKSSPFLVRLDIEFAERYFQALRRYAADIHTAPGVWRALFDNRSDPKVPPVNFAVLGVNAHINYDLAHALIATWRHVEPDGEGPDSEQFHDYRVINEVFEMEMDGLREELDSIFSNGPDGAPWDVGANWLADLVVTFTRDLAWDEAKRVWKAGASPEVCKASERRLDSMATFLAEGVLRLPLPV, from the coding sequence GTGGGAGAGATCACGTACGAGTCGGTGCCGAAGGGGAGCACGCAGCGCCTGGCCGAGCTGGCCGGGGACTCGCCGCCGACGACCATCCCCGAGGTCATCAGGCGGCTGACGGAGATCCGGGACTACGCGGCGAGCACGTCGCTGCTCGGGGAGAACGACGGCATCGCCGCGTTCTCGAAGCTCTACCACATCATCACGCGGCGGGTCGGCGAGATGGTCGAGAGCGGGGAGTTCAAGTCCTCGCCGTTCCTGGTGCGGCTCGACATCGAGTTCGCCGAGCGGTACTTCCAGGCTCTGCGCCGCTACGCCGCCGACATCCACACCGCGCCCGGCGTGTGGCGGGCGCTGTTCGACAACCGCAGCGACCCGAAGGTGCCGCCGGTGAACTTCGCGGTGCTCGGCGTCAACGCCCACATCAACTACGACCTCGCGCACGCGCTCATCGCGACGTGGCGCCACGTGGAGCCGGACGGCGAGGGACCGGACAGCGAGCAGTTCCACGACTACCGCGTCATCAACGAGGTGTTCGAGATGGAGATGGACGGGCTGCGCGAGGAGCTCGACTCGATCTTCTCGAACGGTCCCGACGGCGCGCCGTGGGACGTCGGGGCGAACTGGCTCGCCGACCTCGTCGTCACGTTCACGCGCGACCTCGCGTGGGACGAGGCGAAGCGGGTGTGGAAGGCGGGCGCGTCCCCCGAGGTATGCAAGGCGTCCGAGCGCAGGCTCGACTCGATGGCGACGTTCCTCGCGGAAGGTGTGCTCCGGCTGCCCCTGCCGGTCTGA
- a CDS encoding ABC-F family ATP-binding cassette domain-containing protein: protein MGHIEAMAVEHRLPDGRTLFSDVSFRVGDGRKVALVGPNGAGKTTLLRMVAGELTPVAGSIARSGGLGVMRQFIGSISDASSLTDLALSLAPPAVRAAGERLRAAERALADDERSQLRYADALAAWGEAGGYGAEVEFDTAAVAALGLPWDRVRDRRVATLSGGEQKRFALELLLRGPDEVLLLDEPDNFLDVPGKRWLEERLAESAKSVLYVSHDRELLARTAERVVTVEAGSAWVHPGGFASWHAARVARHDRLDELRRRWDEERAKLERLVVYYKTKAAFNDGMASRLQAARTRLARFLEAGPPPEKPREQNVRMQLRGARTGKRAVVCEQLELAGLTYPFDLEVWFGDRVAVLGGNGTGKSHFLRLLARGGTDPEPGTVPASGLALAPVGHDGVARLGARVRPGHFSQTHDRPELAERTPLDILVGGDADRAGMTRGDAMKALARYELAGQAEQRFDTLSGGQQARLLVLLLELSGATLLLLDEPTDNLDLASAEALEQALVAFEGTVLAVTHDRWFTRGFDRFLLFAGDGEVRETPEPVWEAQDRSAVRV, encoded by the coding sequence GTGGGTCACATCGAGGCGATGGCCGTCGAGCACCGGTTGCCCGACGGTCGCACGCTCTTCTCCGACGTCTCCTTTCGCGTCGGGGACGGCCGGAAGGTCGCTCTGGTCGGGCCGAACGGCGCCGGCAAGACCACGCTGCTGCGGATGGTCGCGGGCGAGCTGACCCCGGTGGCCGGGAGCATCGCGCGCAGTGGCGGGCTCGGGGTGATGCGCCAGTTCATCGGCTCGATCAGCGACGCGAGCAGCCTCACCGACCTGGCGCTCTCGCTGGCCCCGCCAGCGGTCCGCGCCGCCGGGGAGCGGCTGCGCGCCGCCGAGCGCGCACTCGCCGACGACGAACGCTCCCAGCTGCGCTACGCCGATGCCCTCGCGGCATGGGGCGAGGCCGGCGGATACGGCGCAGAGGTGGAGTTCGACACGGCCGCCGTCGCGGCGCTCGGCCTGCCCTGGGACCGGGTGCGCGACCGGCGCGTCGCCACGTTGTCGGGTGGCGAGCAGAAGCGGTTCGCCCTCGAGCTGCTGCTGCGCGGCCCGGACGAGGTGTTGCTGCTCGACGAGCCGGACAACTTCCTCGACGTGCCCGGCAAGCGCTGGCTGGAGGAGCGCCTCGCGGAGTCGGCCAAGAGCGTGCTGTACGTCAGCCACGACCGGGAGCTGCTCGCCCGCACCGCGGAGCGGGTGGTCACGGTGGAGGCGGGATCAGCATGGGTGCACCCTGGCGGCTTCGCGTCCTGGCACGCGGCCCGCGTCGCCCGCCACGACCGGCTCGACGAGCTGCGCCGCCGCTGGGACGAGGAGCGGGCCAAGCTGGAGCGACTGGTCGTCTACTACAAGACGAAGGCGGCGTTCAACGACGGCATGGCATCGCGTCTGCAGGCCGCGCGCACCCGGCTGGCCCGCTTCCTCGAAGCGGGCCCGCCGCCGGAGAAGCCGCGTGAGCAGAACGTCCGGATGCAGCTGCGCGGGGCCCGCACGGGCAAGCGGGCCGTGGTGTGCGAGCAGCTGGAGCTGGCCGGGCTGACCTACCCGTTCGACCTCGAGGTCTGGTTCGGCGACCGGGTTGCGGTGCTCGGCGGCAACGGCACCGGAAAGTCGCACTTCCTTCGGCTGCTGGCCCGTGGCGGCACCGACCCCGAACCCGGCACCGTTCCCGCGAGCGGGCTCGCTCTCGCGCCGGTCGGGCACGACGGTGTGGCCCGGCTGGGCGCGCGCGTGCGTCCCGGCCACTTCTCCCAGACCCACGACCGCCCCGAGCTCGCCGAGCGCACGCCGCTCGACATCCTGGTCGGCGGCGACGCCGACCGGGCGGGCATGACCCGCGGCGACGCGATGAAGGCACTCGCCCGCTACGAGCTCGCCGGCCAGGCCGAGCAGCGGTTCGACACCCTCTCCGGGGGCCAGCAAGCACGGCTGCTCGTGCTGCTCCTCGAGCTGTCGGGGGCCACCCTGCTGCTGCTCGACGAGCCGACGGACAACCTCGACCTCGCCTCGGCCGAGGCGCTCGAGCAGGCGCTCGTCGCGTTCGAGGGCACCGTGCTGGCGGTCACCCACGACCGCTGGTTCACCCGCGGCTTCGACCGCTTCCTGCTGTTCGCGGGCGACGGCGAGGTGCGGGAGACGCCTGAGCCGGTGTGGGAGGCACAAGACCGCTCAGCCGTTCGGGTGTGA
- a CDS encoding PstS family phosphate ABC transporter substrate-binding protein has protein sequence MAAFWEPLLTVLQQFGLPGILATLGLFIAALLGRLYSGRRRLVWEEELNTKIGMEPFGAHNSPDLKLYNSITVLVVKFRNAGWSAITPSDYRTRPQVTLVGRSIVDFRASAVSPIALEDEIQLRIEKGGRTDDGAERTGWVVGAAAGGQNEHDQARVIRDGLTQQDLRQSLPAALQATASPAERDGRRRLILPPLAIPRGGQFRLIICCRDDDPGHRQRDYIVRGAMDNLLPIDRRIVERGRKRKVFSLTRVLAAAIAVLAVALVVVIAVPRTPPSFCGSGPIVVTGSSAFVPVVAKAARPYVAACPQAQVTDVASSSHEGIRSLLRPDAKRDTTLVLSDGIGDDPSGQLQRQAIAVLLFAVVVNDDAGVDALTVEQIRAIMAGRVTSWAQLGGADVPIRIVGRGPDSGSRAAFERYVLQGAEPRESSDNCVERDRVPADPVTRCERSSTEEVLRQVAAVPGAIGYADAEAAGAYPGLTIASLDGAEASRGNARNGYPFWTVEYAYTYGRPVPGGPLQSFLEHLSGDATARLIGEAGYEPCVLFDRSLDPLCVSDR, from the coding sequence GTGGCCGCCTTCTGGGAACCCCTGCTCACGGTGCTGCAGCAGTTCGGGTTGCCCGGCATCCTCGCGACACTGGGACTGTTCATCGCGGCCCTGCTCGGCAGGCTCTACTCCGGCCGCCGCCGGCTGGTGTGGGAGGAAGAACTCAACACGAAGATCGGGATGGAGCCGTTCGGCGCGCACAACTCGCCCGATCTGAAGTTGTACAACTCCATCACCGTCCTGGTCGTGAAGTTCCGCAACGCCGGCTGGAGCGCCATCACCCCGTCCGACTACCGGACACGGCCCCAGGTCACGCTGGTCGGACGCTCCATCGTCGACTTCCGGGCATCAGCGGTGTCCCCCATCGCGCTCGAGGACGAGATCCAGCTGAGGATCGAGAAGGGCGGACGGACCGACGACGGCGCTGAGCGGACCGGATGGGTTGTCGGCGCGGCCGCGGGCGGCCAGAACGAGCACGACCAAGCGCGCGTGATCAGGGACGGGCTCACCCAGCAGGACCTTCGGCAGAGCCTGCCGGCCGCGCTCCAGGCAACCGCGTCGCCCGCCGAGCGGGACGGGCGGCGCAGGCTCATCCTCCCGCCGCTCGCGATCCCGCGCGGTGGGCAGTTCCGGCTCATCATCTGTTGCCGCGATGACGACCCGGGCCATCGGCAACGGGACTACATCGTCCGGGGCGCCATGGACAACCTGCTGCCGATCGACCGGCGGATCGTGGAACGCGGACGGAAGCGGAAGGTGTTCTCGCTGACCCGTGTCCTGGCCGCGGCGATCGCCGTGCTGGCCGTCGCACTGGTGGTCGTGATCGCGGTGCCCCGCACGCCGCCGTCGTTCTGCGGGTCCGGTCCGATCGTCGTGACCGGATCGAGCGCGTTCGTGCCCGTCGTCGCGAAGGCAGCCCGCCCCTACGTCGCCGCGTGCCCCCAGGCCCAGGTCACCGACGTCGCCTCGTCCAGCCACGAGGGGATCCGTTCGCTGCTGCGACCGGACGCGAAGCGGGACACCACGCTCGTCCTGTCCGACGGCATAGGCGACGACCCGAGCGGCCAGCTGCAGCGTCAGGCGATCGCCGTGCTGCTCTTCGCGGTCGTCGTCAACGACGACGCGGGTGTCGACGCGCTGACCGTCGAGCAGATCCGCGCGATCATGGCAGGCCGGGTGACGTCGTGGGCCCAGCTGGGAGGTGCCGACGTGCCGATCCGGATCGTGGGTCGCGGGCCCGACTCGGGCAGCAGGGCCGCGTTCGAGCGGTACGTCCTGCAGGGGGCCGAGCCCCGGGAGTCGTCCGACAACTGCGTGGAGCGGGACCGCGTGCCGGCCGATCCCGTCACCCGCTGCGAGCGGTCCTCCACCGAGGAGGTGCTACGGCAGGTCGCCGCCGTACCGGGCGCGATCGGGTACGCCGACGCCGAGGCGGCGGGCGCCTACCCCGGTCTGACCATCGCCTCGCTCGACGGCGCGGAGGCCTCGCGCGGCAACGCGCGCAACGGCTACCCGTTCTGGACCGTGGAGTACGCCTACACCTACGGCCGACCGGTGCCCGGCGGGCCGCTGCAGAGCTTCCTCGAGCACCTGTCCGGCGATGCCACGGCCCGGCTGATCGGCGAGGCGGGCTACGAGCCGTGCGTGCTCTTCGACCGCAGCCTCGACCCGCTGTGTGTGAGCGATCGCTGA
- a CDS encoding MATE family efflux transporter, producing the protein MTTGPDRVPAREVLRLAAPALPVLAAEPLYLLVDTAVVGRLGAVSLAGLAVAGVVFAQVTSQMNFLSYGTTSRAARLHGAGRGGDAVGEGVQATWLALAVGLLVLGVGQLVARPVAEVLGDGGAIADSATAWLRVALWGAPMVLVTLAGNGWMRGVQDTARPLRYVLAGNGISAVLCPVLVHGAGLGLVGSAIANVVGQTVGATLFLVALVRAARAGEVSLRPVPAVLRAQLALARDLLARSLAFQACFLSAAAVATRFGAASIAAHQIVLQLWFFQALVLDAVAIAAQALVGAALGSPDRGAERARALAGQVTRYGLVLGIGFGVVFAALSGVLPPLFTPDPAVLAAVPVPWWFFAAMQPIAGVVFALDGVLLGAGDAAFLRTSTLLGAVVGFLPLIWASLAFGWGLAGIWSGLALFMVIRLVAVGLRARGDHWTITGAVRS; encoded by the coding sequence ATGACCACAGGGCCGGATCGCGTTCCCGCGCGGGAGGTGCTGCGGCTCGCCGCTCCCGCGCTCCCGGTCCTCGCCGCCGAACCGCTCTACCTGCTCGTCGACACGGCGGTGGTCGGGCGGCTCGGTGCCGTGTCCCTGGCGGGGCTTGCCGTAGCCGGGGTCGTGTTCGCCCAGGTCACGAGCCAGATGAACTTCCTGTCGTACGGCACCACCTCCCGTGCGGCCCGGCTGCACGGCGCCGGGCGAGGCGGCGACGCCGTCGGGGAGGGTGTGCAGGCCACGTGGCTCGCGCTCGCCGTCGGGCTGCTGGTGCTCGGGGTCGGCCAGCTGGTGGCCCGGCCGGTCGCCGAGGTGCTCGGCGACGGCGGCGCGATCGCCGACTCCGCCACCGCGTGGCTGCGCGTCGCGCTGTGGGGAGCGCCGATGGTGCTCGTCACGCTCGCCGGCAACGGCTGGATGCGCGGCGTGCAGGACACCGCCCGCCCGCTGCGTTACGTGCTCGCGGGCAACGGGATCTCGGCCGTGCTCTGCCCGGTGCTGGTGCACGGGGCCGGGCTGGGCCTGGTCGGATCCGCCATCGCCAACGTCGTCGGGCAGACGGTGGGCGCCACGCTGTTCCTGGTCGCGTTGGTGCGGGCGGCCCGGGCCGGCGAGGTGTCGCTGCGGCCCGTGCCGGCCGTGCTGCGCGCGCAGCTGGCACTCGCGCGTGACCTGCTCGCCCGCAGCCTCGCCTTCCAGGCGTGCTTCCTGTCCGCGGCCGCCGTCGCCACCCGGTTCGGGGCGGCCAGCATCGCCGCCCACCAGATCGTGCTGCAGCTGTGGTTCTTCCAGGCGCTCGTCCTCGACGCGGTGGCGATCGCCGCCCAGGCGCTGGTCGGCGCCGCGCTGGGCTCGCCCGACCGCGGTGCCGAGAGGGCCAGGGCGCTCGCCGGCCAGGTCACCCGATACGGGCTGGTGCTGGGTATCGGCTTCGGGGTGGTGTTCGCGGCCTTGTCCGGCGTGCTGCCGCCGCTGTTCACGCCGGACCCGGCCGTGCTGGCGGCCGTGCCGGTGCCGTGGTGGTTCTTCGCGGCGATGCAGCCGATCGCCGGGGTCGTGTTCGCCCTCGACGGCGTTCTGCTCGGTGCGGGCGACGCGGCGTTCCTGCGGACGTCCACGCTCCTCGGAGCCGTGGTCGGGTTCCTCCCGCTGATCTGGGCCTCGCTGGCGTTCGGCTGGGGCCTCGCCGGCATCTGGTCAGGGCTGGCCCTGTTCATGGTGATCCGCCTCGTCGCGGTGGGTCTGCGCGCCCGAGGGGATCACTGGACGATCACAGGTGCGGTTCGCTCCTGA
- a CDS encoding class I SAM-dependent methyltransferase yields MTSETRSAAEARSARRAFLAAALRRPATMGAIAPSSPRLGAVLASVVPRAGEPVVVELGPGTGAVSAVIAEKLPEGARHLAVELDPRMVEYLRRTHPDLDVVQGNAADLGKLLADRGITRVDAVICGLPWALFDDATQTALLGEISRVIGDQGAFTTFAYLHGMTLGAARRFRRRLRDTFDEVLVSATVWRNLPPAFVYVCRRPRQDG; encoded by the coding sequence ATGACGTCCGAGACCCGCTCCGCCGCGGAGGCGCGGTCCGCCCGCCGCGCGTTCCTCGCCGCGGCGCTGCGCCGCCCGGCGACGATGGGCGCGATCGCGCCGAGCTCTCCGCGGCTCGGGGCGGTGCTCGCGTCGGTGGTGCCGCGCGCCGGGGAGCCGGTGGTGGTCGAGCTGGGGCCGGGCACCGGTGCGGTGAGCGCGGTGATCGCCGAGAAGCTGCCGGAGGGCGCCCGGCACCTCGCCGTGGAGCTCGACCCCCGAATGGTCGAGTACCTGCGTCGCACGCACCCGGATCTCGACGTCGTGCAGGGCAACGCCGCCGATCTCGGCAAGCTGCTGGCCGACCGCGGGATCACACGAGTCGACGCCGTGATCTGCGGGCTTCCCTGGGCGCTGTTCGACGACGCCACCCAGACCGCGCTGCTCGGTGAGATCAGCCGTGTGATCGGTGACCAAGGCGCCTTCACCACGTTCGCCTACCTGCACGGGATGACGCTCGGGGCCGCCCGCCGGTTCCGGCGCCGCCTGCGCGACACCTTCGACGAGGTGCTGGTGAGCGCCACGGTCTGGCGCAACCTGCCGCCCGCGTTCGTCTACGTGTGCCGCCGCCCGCGCCAGGACGGATGA
- a CDS encoding bifunctional oligoribonuclease/PAP phosphatase NrnA yields the protein MSRVVTVDQAVAEAAAVLGGARDVTLLAHIDPDADALGSALALGIALRRRGARVQVAFSSPDRVPESLEPLDALGLLVPPARVIAAPEVLVSCDAAEPRRLGSLGRLLDTAGRTVMLDHHATNPGFGDVQVLDPGAEATVVLAHRVLVEMGAPIDADMARCLYAGLVTDTRGFRTAGPAAYRLAADLVEAGADPAALTRTLMDSHPFAWFEGLGGALERAVLEPSGLLHTTIPLADVRRYRSEEIDSVVEVLRTAVEAEVVASVMQIEERRWRVSLRSAGTVDVAAVATALGGGGHAMAAGFTREGTEQDVLAALRAALAG from the coding sequence GTGAGCCGAGTCGTCACCGTGGACCAGGCAGTGGCCGAGGCGGCTGCGGTCCTCGGGGGTGCGCGGGACGTCACGCTACTGGCCCACATCGACCCGGACGCCGACGCGCTGGGAAGCGCGCTCGCGCTCGGGATCGCCCTGCGCAGACGGGGCGCCCGGGTGCAGGTGGCGTTCTCGTCGCCGGACCGGGTGCCCGAGTCCCTCGAACCGCTCGACGCGCTCGGGCTGCTGGTCCCTCCCGCGAGGGTGATCGCGGCACCCGAAGTGCTGGTCAGCTGCGACGCGGCCGAGCCGCGCCGGCTCGGCTCCCTCGGCCGGTTGCTCGACACGGCCGGGCGCACGGTGATGCTCGACCACCACGCCACCAACCCGGGATTCGGCGACGTGCAGGTGCTCGACCCGGGTGCGGAGGCCACGGTGGTGCTGGCGCACCGCGTGCTCGTCGAGATGGGCGCGCCGATCGACGCCGACATGGCGCGCTGCCTCTACGCGGGCCTCGTCACCGACACCCGCGGCTTCCGCACCGCAGGCCCTGCGGCGTACCGCCTCGCCGCTGACCTGGTGGAGGCGGGCGCCGACCCGGCGGCCTTGACCAGGACTCTGATGGACAGCCATCCCTTCGCCTGGTTCGAGGGGCTCGGCGGCGCGCTCGAGCGGGCTGTGCTCGAGCCGTCGGGGCTGCTCCACACCACGATCCCCCTCGCCGACGTCCGGCGGTACCGGTCCGAGGAGATCGACAGCGTCGTCGAGGTGCTCCGGACGGCGGTCGAGGCCGAGGTGGTGGCCTCCGTCATGCAGATCGAGGAGCGACGGTGGCGGGTGTCGCTCCGTTCGGCGGGCACGGTGGATGTCGCGGCCGTCGCCACCGCCCTCGGCGGCGGGGGCCACGCGATGGCCGCCGGGTTCACCCGCGAAGGCACCGAACAGGACGTACTGGCAGCGCTCCGCGCCGCCCTGGCGGGATAG
- the rbfA gene encoding 30S ribosome-binding factor RbfA, which yields MVDHARARRLSKRITQIVAAALEHEVKDPRLKMVTITDTRVTGDLREATVYYTVLGERVDADPDAAGAAAALASATGVLRSMVGAGTGIRHTPSLVFVPDHVPDTARHMEELLARTRESDAEVARLAASARPAGDPDPYRVPREREDEGDL from the coding sequence GTGGTGGATCACGCCCGCGCGCGGCGGCTATCCAAGCGGATCACGCAGATCGTGGCGGCCGCCTTGGAGCACGAGGTCAAGGACCCTCGGCTGAAGATGGTGACCATCACCGACACCCGGGTCACCGGTGATCTGCGTGAGGCCACCGTGTACTACACGGTGCTGGGGGAGCGCGTCGACGCCGACCCGGACGCCGCGGGCGCCGCCGCAGCACTCGCCAGCGCCACCGGTGTGCTGCGCTCGATGGTGGGCGCGGGCACCGGGATCCGGCACACCCCCTCGCTCGTCTTCGTGCCGGACCATGTGCCGGACACGGCCCGCCACATGGAGGAGCTGCTCGCCCGCACCCGCGAGTCCGACGCCGAGGTCGCCCGGCTGGCGGCGTCGGCCCGCCCCGCGGGCGACCCGGACCCGTACCGGGTGCCCCGGGAGCGTGAAGACGAAGGAGACCTGTGA
- a CDS encoding DUF503 domain-containing protein, giving the protein MFVGALELDVLLPGDVHSLKQKRARVRPVLAELRRKFEVAVSEAGHLELHRRALLGVACVAADSGHVTEVLDRCERLVAARPELELLSARHRLLGPED; this is encoded by the coding sequence ATGTTCGTCGGAGCACTCGAGCTGGACGTCCTCCTCCCCGGGGACGTCCACTCACTCAAGCAGAAGAGAGCGAGAGTCCGGCCCGTGCTGGCCGAGCTGCGCCGGAAGTTCGAGGTGGCCGTCTCCGAGGCGGGGCACCTCGAACTGCACCGCCGCGCGCTGCTCGGGGTCGCGTGCGTCGCGGCCGATTCCGGACACGTCACCGAGGTACTCGACCGGTGCGAGCGGCTGGTCGCCGCGCGCCCCGAGCTCGAACTCCTCTCGGCCCGGCACCGGCTGCTGGGCCCTGAGGACTAG